The nucleotide sequence TCGTCACGGTCCATCAATCCACCCCGCGCACAATGAAACCAACCCTCAACCAATGCCTCCTCGCATTCTTCCTCTACGCCTGCCAAGCACGTCTCTCGCACCACAGCCAAACATTTCTCTTCCTGCGCGAAGCAACAACCCTATTCTGCCTCTTGCGTCTGGAGGACATGGACCATTCCGCAAAGGCGTTAGCACACCGACTATTCTGGGTCCTTGTCGTATCGGAGCGATCTCACGCCATCCGATATCGCCGCCCCATCACATTACAAATAACCGACGAGGCCCCAGAAATCGACCTCAACGATCCTTCGCTCTCTGGCTTCTGGAGTCTTTCGGCGCTATTCAGACCCATTGATACGTCGTTTGTTGCGCTGTTGAATCAGGAGCGTTTTGCAATCTCACCGCCTCTTTCGTCGTTGGATTTCGTGGAGACGGCTGTTAATACGGCTATAAAGCCTGACTTGCAGCTTCATGAGACGCAGAAGGCGAATCTGAGGATAACGCAGCTGTGGTTGCGGATGATTGTATGGAAATTACGCCTGCGATTGGGACATCTGAGTGAAAATGCACATCAGCATAGTCTCACTTATCAATACCCTCTAGTCGTTGCCAAAGATCTCACACTCTCAACGAGGGATCTTTCTATCGACAGCATAAAGATTCACGGCATTGGAGTAACAGAGAAGCTTTACGACATTGTATCGGCGGTTGTAGACGTTCTCGCTCGTGTACCAGTCACGCCCTCAAGTCCCCAAGGTCTAGCGATGGGCACGTCACCTGAGGACGATCTACTATATATCCGGAACCTCATAACCAAACTGCCGGGAGGTGCATCCACTTATGAGCCGCTTCTAGAAAAGCACATACAACAGGCACTGCCGAGTCCCGGGCCTAGCGTGGCCCACAGTAGTCCGCCAATATCGAGAGTAAATTCATAATAAACAAACTGTACATCAAGTTATTCAAAACTATATACCCAAATTACTATCATACaccttgttttctttttttaagatcCCATCAACAACGATACACTGTTTGGATGCCTAATGCAACTCCTtctcgttgagcttcttctcagaaGTAGCGGAGTGTGAATAAGGGTCGATCTGCGTCTTGGCAAACTTCCTCGCAggaaccttcttctcaaagagaaCATCCAACTCAGCATAAGTACGGTCCTTGGGTTCAGGAAGTCTAAAGAACACCCAGATAGCAGAGAGGAGACAAGTTCCAGCCCAGAAGTAGGCAGTGCGAGCGCCCCAATTCCACGCCGACGATGAAAGCTGATAGTTGGTCATAACGTTGACAAAGATGTTGCTAGCATTGTAGGCGGCGCGAGCCATTACGATAGTCTTGGCTTTGAGTCGGGTCGACGAGAGCTCGGAGATGAGGGAGTATGTGACGGGGCCAACGGTGAAGTCGTAGACGAATGTGAAGAGAATGAGCATGCCGCCAATAGCCCAGACGGAGGAGTTGTCtttggagaaggagagggagccgacgatgatgaggatgaggagttgaGAGCATAGACCTGAGAAGTGAATCGTGCGTCTACCAACCCTGGACATCAAGAACCAAGAACCCATGGTGCCAACCATTCCAAGAGCGTATTGGCCCATGGACAGAGAGAAAGAGTTGCTTGCATCCATACCGGCTTGGGTAAGGAAGTATGAGAAGTAACCCATGAGGTTCTGGCCACCAAGAGTCTGCACAAGCCAGATACCCACAACAATCTCAGTTCGGCGAAGATCAACACCCTTGAAGCAGTCTTTATATGTCGTTCCCTCCTTCAagttcttctccatctcgttCGTATGCTCAATCATAGCAATCGTCTCGTCGGCGTTAAAGTTGGGTTGTTGGGGCGAAGTAAGTCTCAAAAGCGACTTCTTGGCCGCAGCTCGGTTACCCTTTCGAACATACCACCAAGGTGATCCATCAATCCATTAGCTAACACTCTTCTAATGATGTGACGATGTGACAAAACTTACTCGGGAGCAAAAATAACACCTGCCAGGATAGGCACGGGCCAAACCCACTGCACACCAAAAGGAATGCGATAAGCCCACTCATCACCGCGCCCAACAGAACCTTTGTTCACAGCAGCGGCAAAGAACTGGCCAATTACCCAGCACATGTTGATAAAAGTCGTGAGGTAAGGTCGCAGAACGACCGGTGCTACTTCGGATGCATATGCAGGCGTAACGCTCTGGAACGCGCCCCATGGGATACCTTGCATCGTTACATTGGCGAATGGCACGGGTAAGTGGTATGATATGATGACTTACCGCAGAGGACTTCTCCGAGCACGAGAATCTTGATGTTGGGAGCGAAGAAGAGAACAAAGACGAACGCGATCATGAGGACGAGGGAGCCGATGGTCGTCATCTTGTAGCCGTACCTGTCCGACGTCCAACCCGCGATGATGAGACCAATGATCTCGCCTGCACGAGCACCATTGGATAAACCAGATTGCCAAGCAGGAGAAACGGCatatttctccttctcagcattCCACGAGCCAAACTTCTCATTAAACACAGGAGAAGCGTACAAGTTGCCGAGTAAAGCAAGATCATAGCCTTCCATGATGAGCGTCGTGGATAAAAGGACAGACCAGCCGATGGCCTTGGGATACGTCTTGATAGCTTGCCAGAGAGTCATATGATGCTCAGCCTCGGCGGCGACTTTGGCCTCTGAAGCGAGAGCCTCAGGGCTTACGGTCTCATCATGCTGAGCGTCGATACTCTTCTCGGGATAAGAAGCcatggtgaagatgagagtTGGGATGATGGAATGGAGATGCTGGGGGAAAAGAGGAAGGATAGTCGGTCCTTTATGTACTCGCGGAGCCAATGCTCGCTACGCCTGAACCCGACAGCTCGGGTGATGGTGATTTTTTTCGCCCAAGCTTAACTTAGAAAAACTCCCCAGAAACAGGACCTGTACATCATCTGGTATGAAGCATGGGGAAACCTGGGGCACGGGGGAAGTGAGTGTGTGGGGTGATTTTCAAGAAATGGGATTGGGGCACGAGTCTTTTGCACAGGAGACTCCGAGCACTAGCGGAGCTTCCACTCTTCGGAATTTGTTTCTTTGTAACAATTGGTTGTTTTGGGACTAGAGATCAATAGTGCGGAACGACTCCGATGGTGGGAGCGCTAAAGGCGGAGTCTCCGCTGGTCACACACGAGCAAGGATTTTTGGGTGACGTCGTAGGGTAGATTGACGGGGTGAGAGGCAGCCTCGGCTGAGACGGCGATGAATGTTACGCTGCATTGCTTGAGCGGAGAGTCCGTTCGTTACGTGCGGCGTTGATCAGAGAAAGGATTTGATCTCCACAAGTAACGGGGTGATGTCGGCCGATAAGATGGGTAAATAATAAACACCTCGTCTTCCCCTCTCAACAATATTCCAAGCCCATCACCCCCATCTTACCATCatctcttctctccctctGCTTTCATCCAACCATCATGGGCTCCATCATCTGGGACGATGAACACCAATACATAGGTAAACAGCCCTGGTGGAAAGCCGCATCCTTCTATCAAGTCTACCCAGCCAGCTTCAAAGACTCCAACAACGACGGCTGGGGCGATTTACCTGGtctcatctccaagctcgaTTATCTGCGCGATCTTGGCATCGACGTCGTATGGGTATCTCCCATTTTCGAGAGTCCCCAGAAAGACATGGGCTACGACGTCTCAGACTATCAAAAAATCTACGAACCCTACGGcagtgttgaagatgtcgatATTCTCGTCAAAGAATGTCATGCGCGAGGTCTCAAGATTATTCTCGACCTTGTTGTGAACCACACGTCGATAGAGCACGAGTGGTTCAAAGAATCGAGATCTTCGAAGAATAATCCCAAGAGGGATTGGTATATCTGGAAACCAGCACGGTATGATGAGAACGGCGTGAGATATCCTCCTACGAACTGGAGGGGATATTTTGCGTGCTCGACGTGGACTTGGGACGAGCACACGCAAGAATACTATCTTCATCTTTATGCGCCTGATCAACCTGATTTGAATTGGGACAATGATGAGTGTCGAGAAGCGATTTACGAAAATACTATGCGCTTTTGGCTTGATCGCGGCGTTGATGGGTTTCGCATTGATACCGTTAACAAATACTCCAAGAGGCGAGACTTTGTCGACGCGCCTATCACGGATCCCTCGTCGCCTCATCAGCCTGCGCCTGAAATGTGGTGCAACGGACCGCGCATTCATGAGTTTATCCATGAAATGTATGAGAAAGTCCTTGGGCCTTATAATGCGGTTTCAGTGGGTGAGCTTTCAAACACGCCTAATCCTTCACAAGTCATTCCCTATGTCTCAGCCGCTGCGAAAGAGTTGGACATGGTGTTTGAGTTCTCCATGATCAGACTTGGTAATGGCAATGGGTTTGGTGACAAGTATATTTACGAACCGTTCCCGTtatcgaagctcaaggcgtTTGTGTATAAGTGGCAGAGCTTTATTGAGGGTACAGACGCGTGGGCGACAGCTTTCTGCGAGAATCACGACAATGGTCGTGCAGTGGATCGCTTCGGTGACGCGTCAACACCAGAATGGTGGTTAAAGTCAGCGAAGACTTTAGCTATCTGGCAAACAACGCTCACGGGCACTTTATTCCTATACCAAGGACAAGAAATTGGCATGACCAACATGCCCAAGTCATGGGGAATTGAAGAATACAAGGATATCGAAAGCAGCAACTTTTACGCTGAAGCCGTCGCGTTAGGAGACGAGAAGCGCGTTAGAGACACCATTCACGGTCTTCAAATCATGGCGCGTGATCACTCGCGTATTCCCTTCCAATGGGACGATTCACCCAACGCTGGCTTTGCCGACGCGTCTGCGAAGCCATGGATGAGAGTCCACGATGACTATCGCGATATCAACGTCGCCAAGCAGGTCAAAGACCCAAACTCCATTCTCAGTTTCTACAAAGCCATGCTGCGCCTTCGAAAAGAATATCAAGATATCTTTGTATTTGGTTCTTTCAAACTTCTAGATCCTGAAGATGAATCGCTGTTTTGTTACGTGAAAGAGAGTGTTGTACCTGTTAAGGGACGACGGggtgagaagaggaaggctGTTGTTGTGTTGAATATGAGTCGAGAGGATAGACTTGGCCCAGATGTTCCTACTGTCTTGGGATGCTTGCATGAGGATGTGAGGTTGATGGCATATACGAGGGAGACTGCGGGCGGATTGAAAGTGGGACGGCCGATGCTTGCGGGCTGGGAGAGTCGGGTTTATGTTAACTTTGAGCTGGAATAGGCGTTACTGAATATTTGGTATAGGTAATCAGGAGAACTGCAACTCAGTCAGATTCATTTGTAGACCATTACCATTAAGCTCACTGAATTGAGTGCGCCCCACGAAGTGAAAactctaggttctctctctTGGTTTGATCTCCCAGCCACAGGTCTTAGCTACAAATAACAAATCTAGATGAGTTTGATCCATTCAGCCTTCAACTGCCCATCTGGATCGGCTGCTAGTTTCTCGAGGACCTCTCCGTGCATCAAATCATAGACATAGCACTCCCCAACAACCAAGTACCCATCTCCCTTCGGCCTCAACAAAAACGGAACCTCAGCACCAAGCAGTACACAGAGTTTATCCCCGATCTTCATATCAACAGGCCCAACCCCAAAGTCTTTCGATGCCGTCTTAAACAACCTGTAACAACTACGAACAGGTTCCACCGCGCTGATATATCGGCGGGAATTTCCGCCTTCAGCGATCTCCTTGAGATATTTAGCCTGCGTCATACTGTCGCCTTCGGGCTCGATAACATCTCGCAGTGCGATAAGATCGCTGATAACCCAGTGGATATTCGAAAGTACCAGGGCAGCCAGATCAGCAAGCTGCGCAGCCTCATCATTAACGGGATATGCTCTCCCGTCCCCGCCGCACGTCAGAGTCAAGGCACATTTTCTCCACGCTTCCTTGCTCCACCGTGGCTGAGTTAGAAGTTCGTAGTGGCCTCTTCGACGCGCCATGTTCCAATCTTCACGGGATTCTTGTATGGACAAGACGTCATCGATGATTACGCCCTTGAGGACCAGCTCTCCGGCTTTTTTAACGGGGTGGAGTTCCATCGTAGCATCAGATGCACATCGGAAGCCTCTATTCTTCTGTGTCGGTAACATTGTCCATCGCCGTGGCGCATGCCAGATTGGAACCCACGATGGCTCCGGGCGGTCATCGGTTCCCAGTGGCCCGGC is from Fusarium musae strain F31 chromosome 4, whole genome shotgun sequence and encodes:
- a CDS encoding hypothetical protein (EggNog:ENOG41), with the protein product MASYPEKSIDAQHDETVSPEALASEAKVAAEAEHHMTLWQAIKTYPKAIGWSVLLSTTLIMEGYDLALLGNLYASPVFNEKFGSWNAEKEKYAVSPAWQSGLSNGARAGEIIGLIIAGWTSDRYGYKMTTIGSLVLMIAFVFVLFFAPNIKILVLGEVLCGIPWGAFQSVTPAYASEVAPVVLRPYLTTFINMCWVIGQFFAAAVNKGSVGRGDEWAYRIPFGVQWGNRAAAKKSLLRLTSPQQPNFNADETIAMIEHTNEMEKNLKEGTTYKDCFKGVDLRRTEIVVGIWLVQTLGGQNLMGYFSYFLTQAGMDASNSFSLSMGQYALGMVGTMGSWFLMSRVGRRTIHFSGLCSQLLILIIVGSLSFSKDNSSVWAIGGMLILFTFVYDFTVGPVTYSLISELSSTRLKAKTIVMARAAYNASNIFVNVMTNYQLSSSAWNWGARTAYFWAGTCLLSAIWVFFRLPEPKDRTYAELDVLFEKKVPARKFAKTQIDPYSHSATSEKKLNEKELH
- a CDS encoding hypothetical protein (EggNog:ENOG41~CAZy:GH13) — protein: MGSIIWDDEHQYIGKQPWWKAASFYQVYPASFKDSNNDGWGDLPGLISKLDYLRDLGIDVVWVSPIFESPQKDMGYDVSDYQKIYEPYGSVEDVDILVKECHARGLKIILDLVVNHTSIEHEWFKESRSSKNNPKRDWYIWKPARYDENGVRYPPTNWRGYFACSTWTWDEHTQEYYLHLYAPDQPDLNWDNDECREAIYENTMRFWLDRGVDGFRIDTVNKYSKRRDFVDAPITDPSSPHQPAPEMWCNGPRIHEFIHEMYEKVLGPYNAVSVGELSNTPNPSQVIPYVSAAAKELDMVFEFSMIRLGNGNGFGDKYIYEPFPLSKLKAFVYKWQSFIEGTDAWATAFCENHDNGRAVDRFGDASTPEWWLKSAKTLAIWQTTLTGTLFLYQGQEIGMTNMPKSWGIEEYKDIESSNFYAEAVALGDEKRVRDTIHGLQIMARDHSRIPFQWDDSPNAGFADASAKPWMRVHDDYRDINVAKQVKDPNSILSFYKAMLRLRKEYQDIFVFGSFKLLDPEDESLFCYVKESVVPVKGRRGEKRKAVVVLNMSREDRLGPDVPTVLGCLHEDVRLMAYTRETAGGLKVGRPMLAGWESRVYVNFELE